A section of the Rattus norvegicus strain BN/NHsdMcwi chromosome 15, GRCr8, whole genome shotgun sequence genome encodes:
- the Ptger2 gene encoding prostaglandin E2 receptor EP2 subtype isoform X1, producing the protein MDNSFNDSRRVENCESRQYLLSDESPAISSVMFTAGVLGNLIALALLARRWRGDTGCSAGSRTSISLFHVLVTELVLTDLLGTCLISPVVLASYSRNQTLVALAPESRACTYFAFTMTFFSLATMLMLFAMALERYLAIGHPYFYRRRVSRRGGLAVLPAIYGVSLLFCSLPLLNYGEYVQYCPGTWCFIQHGRTAYLQLYATVLLLLIVAVLGCNISVILNLIRMQLRSKRSRCGLSGSSLRGPGSRRRGERTSMAEETDHLILLAIMTITFAVCSLPFT; encoded by the coding sequence ATGGACAATTCTTTCAATGACTCCAGGCGAGTGGAGAACTGCGAGAGTCGTCAGTATCTCCTTTCGGACGAAAGCCCAGCCATCAGCTCGGTGATGTTCACGGCCGGGGTTCTGGGAAACCTCATCGCGCTGGCACTGTTGGCGCGCCGCTGGCGTGGGGACACGGGGTGTAGCGCCGGCAGCAGGACCTCTATCTCCTTGTTCCACGTGCTGGTAACGGAACTGGTGCTCACCGACCTGCTGGGGACCTGCCTCATAAGCCCGGTGGTGCTGGCTTCTTATTCGAGAAACCAGACCCTAGTGGCCCTGGCTCCCGAAAGCCGCGCGTGTACCTATTTCGCTTTCACTATGACCTTCTTTAGTCTGGCCACGATGCTCATGCTCTTCGCCATGGCCCTGGAACGCTACCTCGCCATCGGACACCCTTACTTCTACAGGCGCCGCGTCTCTCGCCGCGGGGGTTTGGCGGTGCTGCCTGCCATCTATGGGGTCTCCTTGCTCTTCTGTTCTCTGCCGCTGCTCAACTACGGGGAGTACGTCCAGTACTGTCCTGGGACGTGGTGCTTTATCCAGCACGGGAGGACCGCATACCTTCAGCTGTACGCCACGGTGCTCCTGCTGCTCATCGTGGCTGTGCTCGGCTGCAACATCAGCGTGATCCTCAACCTTATTCGCATGCAGCTTCGGAGCAAAAGAAGCCGCTGCGGATTGTCTGGCAGTAGCCTGAGAGGCCCCGGGTCTCGCCGGAGAGGAGAAAGGACTTCTATGGCGGAGGAGACGGACCACCTCATTCTCCTGGCCATTATGACCATCACCTTCGCTGTATGCTCCCTGCCTTTCACA
- the LOC134482089 gene encoding uncharacterized protein LOC134482089 isoform X3, with protein MPGRVGCGPCLDPSPSGCSMPSGGSSIKCLSALDKEFAQKASCQPSSTPEEEERMNSLEKLRIALHKMQKERDELQRILSSYPRNDLNYSLRSCLLLRESLQLKLKAKRARNENRALLLEQIALEESIKETTRFCAEACLQFSIRSLNSAQTRTTSLCDRTVHQEH; from the exons ATGCCTGGGAGGGTAGGATGCGGTCCATGTTTGGATCCATCTCCCAG TGGCTGTTCCATGCCTTCAGGGGGAAGTTCAATAAAGTGTCTATCAGCTCTTGATAAAG AGTTTGCTCAGAAGGCATCATGCCAGCCCTCCTCGAcccctgaggaggaggagaggatgaaCAGTTTGGAGAAGCTAAGAATTGCTCTCCACAAGATgcaaaaggagagagatgaactccAGAGAATCCTCTCTTCTTACCCAAGGAATGACCTAAACTACAG CCTCAGGTCCTGCCTCCTCCTGCGTGAATCTCTTCAGCTTAAGCTCAAGGCAAAGAGAGCACGGAATGAGAACAGAGCGCTTCTATTGGAGCAGATTGCACTGGAAGAATCCATTAAGGAAACAACGAGGTTCTGTGCGGAAGCCT GTCTTCAATTCTCCATCAGAAGCTTGAATAGTGCACAGACCAGGACTACATCTCTCTGTGACAGAActgtccaccaggagcactga
- the LOC134482089 gene encoding uncharacterized protein LOC134482089 isoform X5: MEFAQKASCQPSSTPEEEERMNSLEKLRIALHKMQKERDELQRILSSYPRNDLNYSLRSCLLLRESLQLKLKAKRARNENRALLLEQIALEESIKETTRFCAEACLQFSIRSLNSAQTRTTSLCDRTVHQEH, encoded by the exons ATGG AGTTTGCTCAGAAGGCATCATGCCAGCCCTCCTCGAcccctgaggaggaggagaggatgaaCAGTTTGGAGAAGCTAAGAATTGCTCTCCACAAGATgcaaaaggagagagatgaactccAGAGAATCCTCTCTTCTTACCCAAGGAATGACCTAAACTACAG CCTCAGGTCCTGCCTCCTCCTGCGTGAATCTCTTCAGCTTAAGCTCAAGGCAAAGAGAGCACGGAATGAGAACAGAGCGCTTCTATTGGAGCAGATTGCACTGGAAGAATCCATTAAGGAAACAACGAGGTTCTGTGCGGAAGCCT GTCTTCAATTCTCCATCAGAAGCTTGAATAGTGCACAGACCAGGACTACATCTCTCTGTGACAGAActgtccaccaggagcactga
- the LOC134482089 gene encoding uncharacterized protein LOC134482089 isoform X4, producing the protein MCSILLPLCLPLLHLWILNYTGMLPSPHPSSLLVESSRTTQAAVTSQLSQGDFHSPVTSPPTFIKPALCESYSGCSMPSGGSSIKCLSALDKEFAQKASCQPSSTPEEEERMNSLEKLRIALHKMQKERDELQRILSSYPRNDLNYRSSILHQKLE; encoded by the exons atgtgcTCTATTCTCCTACCTCTCTGCCTACCTTTATTACATCTGTGGATCCTGAATTATACAGGGATGCTTCCCTCCCCACATCCATCTTCCCTGCTGGTGGAGTCTTCCAGAACAACCCAAGCTGCCGTGACAAGTCAGCTATCCCAGGGGGACTTCCATTCTCCTGTCACCTCTCCTCCCACCTTCATCAAACCTGCTTTGTGTGAATCATACAG TGGCTGTTCCATGCCTTCAGGGGGAAGTTCAATAAAGTGTCTATCAGCTCTTGATAAAG AGTTTGCTCAGAAGGCATCATGCCAGCCCTCCTCGAcccctgaggaggaggagaggatgaaCAGTTTGGAGAAGCTAAGAATTGCTCTCCACAAGATgcaaaaggagagagatgaactccAGAGAATCCTCTCTTCTTACCCAAGGAATGACCTAAACTACAG GTCTTCAATTCTCCATCAGAAGCTTGAATAG
- the LOC134482089 gene encoding uncharacterized protein LOC134482089 isoform X1, translating into MCSILLPLCLPLLHLWILNYTGMLPSPHPSSLLVESSRTTQAAVTSQLSQGDFHSPVTSPPTFIKPALCESYSGCSMPSGGSSIKCLSALDKEFAQKASCQPSSTPEEEERMNSLEKLRIALHKMQKERDELQRILSSYPRNDLNYSLRSCLLLRESLQLKLKAKRARNENRALLLEQIALEESIKETTRFCAEACLQFSIRSLNSAQTRTTSLCDRTVHQEH; encoded by the exons atgtgcTCTATTCTCCTACCTCTCTGCCTACCTTTATTACATCTGTGGATCCTGAATTATACAGGGATGCTTCCCTCCCCACATCCATCTTCCCTGCTGGTGGAGTCTTCCAGAACAACCCAAGCTGCCGTGACAAGTCAGCTATCCCAGGGGGACTTCCATTCTCCTGTCACCTCTCCTCCCACCTTCATCAAACCTGCTTTGTGTGAATCATACAG TGGCTGTTCCATGCCTTCAGGGGGAAGTTCAATAAAGTGTCTATCAGCTCTTGATAAAG AGTTTGCTCAGAAGGCATCATGCCAGCCCTCCTCGAcccctgaggaggaggagaggatgaaCAGTTTGGAGAAGCTAAGAATTGCTCTCCACAAGATgcaaaaggagagagatgaactccAGAGAATCCTCTCTTCTTACCCAAGGAATGACCTAAACTACAG CCTCAGGTCCTGCCTCCTCCTGCGTGAATCTCTTCAGCTTAAGCTCAAGGCAAAGAGAGCACGGAATGAGAACAGAGCGCTTCTATTGGAGCAGATTGCACTGGAAGAATCCATTAAGGAAACAACGAGGTTCTGTGCGGAAGCCT GTCTTCAATTCTCCATCAGAAGCTTGAATAGTGCACAGACCAGGACTACATCTCTCTGTGACAGAActgtccaccaggagcactga
- the LOC134482089 gene encoding uncharacterized protein LOC134482089 isoform X2, with product MWSRLLGLFRRDNHIQAETKPRQNEAGLLSFWRKGQKKWSRGRLKFAQKASCQPSSTPEEEERMNSLEKLRIALHKMQKERDELQRILSSYPRNDLNYSLRSCLLLRESLQLKLKAKRARNENRALLLEQIALEESIKETTRFCAEACLQFSIRSLNSAQTRTTSLCDRTVHQEH from the exons ATGTGGTCCAGGCTGCTCGGTCTATTTAGGAGGGATAATCATATACAGGCAGAGACCAAACCAAGGCAGAATGAGGCTGGCCTTCTATCATTTTGgagaaaaggacaaaagaaatggTCCCGGGGAAGGCTCa AGTTTGCTCAGAAGGCATCATGCCAGCCCTCCTCGAcccctgaggaggaggagaggatgaaCAGTTTGGAGAAGCTAAGAATTGCTCTCCACAAGATgcaaaaggagagagatgaactccAGAGAATCCTCTCTTCTTACCCAAGGAATGACCTAAACTACAG CCTCAGGTCCTGCCTCCTCCTGCGTGAATCTCTTCAGCTTAAGCTCAAGGCAAAGAGAGCACGGAATGAGAACAGAGCGCTTCTATTGGAGCAGATTGCACTGGAAGAATCCATTAAGGAAACAACGAGGTTCTGTGCGGAAGCCT GTCTTCAATTCTCCATCAGAAGCTTGAATAGTGCACAGACCAGGACTACATCTCTCTGTGACAGAActgtccaccaggagcactga